In a single window of the Cucumis melo cultivar AY chromosome 11, USDA_Cmelo_AY_1.0, whole genome shotgun sequence genome:
- the LOC127144077 gene encoding exopolygalacturonase-like, which yields MGLISNFVALLSVLLLLVSNSKAQSSGGVFDITKYGAKPNADVTAALASAWKEACASTTPSKVLIPKGSYGLSQSNLKGPCKSAIELQIEGTLQAPADPKGDGLLLLEYVDQLTVSGTGVLDGQGKAGWEKNDCHLKKECTKLPMNLKLNFVTNSIVKDITSLDSKNYHINLLGCKNLTFDHVTITAPGNSPNTDGIHVSSSEQINILNTNIATGDDCISVGDTNKQVVISDVTCGPGHGISIGSLGKYSKEKEVVGVTVKKCKLTDTTNGVRIKTWPDSAVAFPASDMHFEDIEMVNVSNPVIIDQEYCPWNQCNRKVPSKIKISNVSFKNIRGTSATPVAVKIVCSQSNPCEGVEVADIDLTYSGSEGPIKSQCANVKPVISGKQNPPICGEPAPAGGPSSD from the exons atggGTTTGATATCAAACTTTGTGGCATTATTATCGGTGTTGTTATTGTTGGTGTCTAATTCTAAAGCTCAATCTAGTGGTGGTGTTTTTGATATCACAAAATACGGTGCCAAACCTAATGCAGATGTAACTGCG GCTTTGGCAAGTGCATGGAAGGAGGCCTGTGCATCGACCACACCAAGTAAAGTTTTGATTCCCAAAGGAAGTTATGGATTAAGTCAATCCAACCTTAAAGGCCCTTGTAAAAGTGCTATTGAACTACAAATTGAAGGGACATTACAAGCTCCAGCTGACCCAAAAGGAGATGGATTACTCCTTTTAGAATATGTCGATCAATTGACAGTGTCAGGTACTGGAGTTTTGGATGGTCAAGGAAAAGCAGGTTGGGAAAAGAATGATTGTCATTTAAAGAAAGAATGCACCAAGCTTCCCATG AATTTGAAGCTCAATTTCGTCACGAATTCAATAGTGAAGGACATAACGTCATTGGATAGCAAGAATTATCATATTAATCTTTTGGGTTGCAAGAATCTTACATTTGACCATGTGACAATTACTGCGCCGGGAAATAGTCCCAACACTGATGGAATTCACGTGAGTAGTTCAGAACAGATTAACATTCTCAATACCAATATCGCAACCGGAGATGATTGTATATCTGTGGGGGATACCAACAAACAAGTAGTTATTAGTGATGTTACTTGCGGACCAGGACATGGAATTAGCATAGGAAGTTTGGGAAAATATAGCAAGGAAAAAGAAGTGGTAGGAGTGACGGTGAAAAAATGCAAATTGACCGATACTACAAACGGTGTTAGGATCAAAACATGGCCAGATTCTGCCGTCGCATTCCCAGCCTCTGACATGCATTTTGAAGATATCGAAATGGTTAATGTCAGCAATCCTGTCATTATAGACCAAGAATATTGTCCATGGAACCAATGCAACCGAAAG GTTCcatcaaaaattaaaatcagCAACGTAAGCTTCAAGAATATCAGAGGCACATCCGCGACTCCGGTTGCAGTCAAAATTGTTTGTAGTCAAAGTAATCCATGTGAGGGAGTGGAAGTTGCTGATATTGACCTCACTTATAGTGGAAGTGAAGGTCCAATTAAGTCTCAATGTGCAAATGTGAAACCCGTCATTTCAGGAAAGCAAAATCCTCCAATTTGTGGTGAACCTGCACCAGCTGGTGGTCCATCAAGCGATTGA